The Bombus terrestris chromosome 4, iyBomTerr1.2, whole genome shotgun sequence genome has a window encoding:
- the LOC100642752 gene encoding uncharacterized protein LOC100642752, producing MNLTRFAIKSTIVGGIVYYTYAEGLWSKSEETAKLYEKLYVNVAPYVKENVPEEITKEWAQLPSVSHITSFMKTSWNKGVMTSMEFISNIPTHTCNGATNLYETVQKYIQDLNL from the exons ATGAATCTAACCCG GTTTGCCATAAAATCCACTATCGTTGGTGGTATCGTATATTATACTTATGCGGAAGGATTGTGGTCAAAATCCGAAGAAACTGCTAAATTGTATGAAAAACTGTATGTAAATGTTGCTCCGTATGTGAAAGAAAATGTACCTGAAGAGATTACTAAGGAG tggGCCCAACTACCAAGTGTATCACATATTACAAGTTTCATGAAAACATCTTGGAACAAGGGTGTTATGACCAGTATGGAATTCATCTCTAATATACCAACACATACTTGTAATGGTGCTACTAATCTATACGAAACTGTGCAAAAGTACATACAAGACCTTAATCTTTAA
- the LOC100651875 gene encoding E3 ubiquitin-protein ligase RAD18 gives MMWPQEYIELKHIENLLICGICYEFMDTSVMTSCSHNYCSLCIRKYLHYKTQCPVCFAETFEKDLRKNKSLDEIIAHFSQIKDKLKRSLQIQIQFTKFNEADDVSNSPKSLLQNKSAYINGQENKVIYSKIINNVPTSQSNTSPSTHVQKDLSSPSTSGIPRIPLMFTPKSNKRPIITNTEETKIVICPVCKVTISELKINRHLDDCLKRESVKEKPQIIESKRKPLPKLVFSLMKDAVLKKKAKEFGLSLQGDRKALETRLQRYIVLYNAECDKLNPRPVTELVKQCEDEENLEKKVNKTSFLNKLQVTKNTEENAIEDERRKYLETHKNSFDSLINKIKSVQSSQKPSARRSLLMTSTERNEDVSPKRQMMSENLNDSMIHTEQTDLKLSNSDAYIPDSDSDTSCPLQMYSSIDPNKFLTVELSSDNNVLGNKSENDETNDDQKASIFNYSSMKINEAEKSNSSDAFSDTSIHDKITESEMKNSSYKNTLKSNLKNSPNTSKYKKLLQRRKKSSLKNEVEQTESASTSMKCLDSDSISDQKEEGDERSKSILQDIACDLSSNDSIDSKFNHGKLRSINLGFLDTKVISPSNLEKENIISSPECSKNGSNRKRTRDLIQTDNNLMSNNMKKVKKSSMCSTIETKELSNEESSYALNDEKMEYALNKSRLRKRLLNVTENTNVVRKSARIKLKENKS, from the exons ATGATGTGGCCtcaagaatatatagaattaaag CATATAGAAAATTTGCTGATTTGCGGAATATGCTATGAATTCATGGATACATCTGTTATGACATCATGCTCTCATAACT ATTGTTCTTTATGTATCAGAAAGTATTTACATTACAAAACTCAATGTCCTGTGTGCTTTGCAGAAACTTTTGAAAAGGAtttaaggaaaaataaaagtctAGATGAGATTATAGCACACTTTTCacaaattaaagataaattaaaaagatcttTACAAATTCAGATTCAATTCACAAAATTTAATGAAGCTGATGATGTTTCTAATTCACCAAAATCATTGCTTCAAAATAAGAGTGCATATATAAATGGAcaagaaaataaagttatatatagtaaaattattaataatgttcCTACTTCTCAAAGTAATACTTCACCATCTACACATGTACAAAAAGATTTATCTAGTCCTAGTACAAGTGGAATACCTAGAATACCTTTAATGTTCACACCTAAAAGTAATAAACGTCCAATTATAACAAATACAGAAGAAACCAAGATTGTTATATGTCCAGTATGTAAGGTTACCATttcagaattaaaaataaacagacatCTTGATGATTGTTTAAAAAGGGAATCTGTGAAAGAGAAACCTCAAAT aatagaaTCGAAACGTAAACCGCTGCCAAAGTTAGTATTTAGTTTAATGAAAGATGctgtattaaaaaagaaagcaaaggaATTTGGTTTGTCTTTACAAGGAGATCGGAAAGCTTTAGAAACACGACTACAGAGATATATTGTTCTTTATAATGCAGAATGTGACAAACTAAATCCACGACCAGTCACAGAATTAGTAAAACAATGTGAAGATGAAGAGAACCTAGAAAAAAAAGTTAACAAAACATCCTttctaaat AAATTACAAGTTACTAAAAACACAGAAGAAAATGCTATAGAAGatgaacgaagaaaatatt TGGAAACGCACAAAAATAGCTTTGACAGTCTAATTAATAAGATCAAAAGTGTACAATCTTCACAAAAGCCATCAGCACGGCGTAGTTTGTTAATGACAAGTACAGAACGTAATGAGGATGTTTCACCAAAACGTCAAATGATGAGTGAAAATTTGAATGATTCAATGATACATACAGAACAAACTGATCTTAAGCTGTCAAATTCTGATGCATATATTCCAGATTCTGATTCAGATACTTCTTGTCCATTACAAATGTACTCTAGTATTGATCCAAACAAATTTCTTACTGTAGAATTATCTTCTGATAATAATGTTTTGGGTAATAAATCTGAGAATGATGAAACAAATGATGATCAAAAAGCatctatatttaattattcatcTATGAAAATAAATGAGGCAGAGAAAAGTAACAGTTCAGATGCGTTTAGTGATACATCTATTCATGATAAAATAACAGAatcagaaatgaaaaattcatcttATAAGAATACattaaaaagtaatttgaaaaattcaccTAATACTTCCAAATATAAGAAATTGCtacaaagaagaaagaaatcatCTTTAAAAAATGAAGTGGAACAGACAGAGTCTGCTTCTACAAGTATGAAATGTCTTGATTCTGATAGCATTTCAGATCAAAAGGAAGAAGGAGATGAAAGATCAAAATCTATCTTGCAAGATATTGCATGTGATTTATCAAGTAATGATAGTATTGACAGTAAATTTAATCATG GAAAATTACGTTCTATTAACCTTGGATTTTTAGATACTAAAGTAATTAGTCCTTCAAATTtggagaaagaaaatataatttcttctcCTGAATGCAGTAAAAATGGTTCTAATCGAAAAAGAACTCGCGATTTGATACAAACTGATAATAATCTCATGTCAAATAACatgaaaaaagttaaaaaatcgtCTATGTGCTCCACGATTGAGACCAAAGAATTAAGTAATGAAGAGTCTTCATATGCTTTAAATGATGAAAAAATGGAATATGCACTGAATAAATCACGATTGAGAAAACGATTGTTAAATGTTACAGAAAATACCAACGTCGTAAGAAAATCTGCTAGAATAAAgcttaaagaaaataaatcataa